From a region of the Paenibacillus lutimineralis genome:
- a CDS encoding transporter substrate-binding domain-containing protein: protein MATWRKWGLSLAAIVLLLGLVACGKGNSSSNDGGSNAAGKDQITVNIATGGSPRPFSYVNDNNEIDGYDIQIVKAIFEGLPQYKINIEKTEFPSIFAGLDSDRYQIGANNFASNAERKEKYIYSDPIFKNQFVIAVAENRDDIKTFADLEGKKTTVSPSVNYTVALENYNKDHAKTPVILNYSEAELVTVLQNAESGADDFNLIDAAMLQLYIKEYGLKLKAIPLSQEDSDRIGVPYSYLILSKGKNSEQLTKDVNERIKALIQDGTISKISEKYLNGDFAPDVQ, encoded by the coding sequence ATGGCGACATGGAGAAAATGGGGATTAAGTTTGGCGGCGATAGTTCTACTCTTGGGGCTCGTAGCTTGCGGCAAAGGGAACTCATCCTCCAATGATGGGGGGAGCAATGCTGCCGGTAAAGATCAAATTACTGTAAATATTGCGACAGGCGGTTCACCAAGACCGTTCTCTTATGTAAATGACAACAATGAGATTGATGGGTACGATATTCAGATTGTCAAAGCGATCTTCGAAGGCTTGCCGCAGTACAAAATTAACATTGAGAAGACGGAGTTCCCGTCGATCTTCGCGGGACTGGACTCGGACCGCTATCAAATTGGCGCCAATAACTTCGCCAGCAATGCAGAAAGGAAAGAGAAATACATTTATTCCGATCCGATCTTCAAAAATCAATTCGTGATCGCTGTTGCGGAGAACCGTGATGATATTAAGACCTTCGCGGATCTGGAGGGTAAGAAGACGACGGTAAGCCCAAGCGTGAATTACACCGTCGCCCTAGAAAATTATAACAAGGATCATGCAAAAACACCGGTGATCCTGAATTATTCTGAAGCTGAGCTGGTCACTGTCTTGCAGAACGCGGAGAGCGGGGCGGATGATTTCAACTTGATAGATGCCGCCATGCTGCAGCTCTATATTAAGGAATATGGCTTGAAGCTGAAGGCTATTCCGCTCTCGCAGGAGGACTCAGACCGAATCGGTGTGCCATACAGTTACCTGATTCTAAGCAAAGGGAAGAACAGCGAGCAATTAACGAAGGATGTCAACGAGCGGATCAAGGCCTTGATTCAAGATGGAACGATTTCGAAAATTAGTGAAAAATACCTGAACGGTGACTTTGCACCAGATGTACAATAG
- a CDS encoding amino acid ABC transporter permease — protein sequence MPNIFDVELVFTLIPKLLKYLPVTIELTAIAMLAGLLLGLLLAIIRIKKIPVLYQISVVFISFIRGTPILVQLYLSYAGIPLLLKYYNFYHDTSYNVNSIPSIFYVLLALSLNEAAYNSEIIRAALLSVDKGQIEAAHSLGMTYGQVLRRIILPEAFIVALPTLGNALIGLMKGTSLAFVCSVVEITAQSRILAGNNLRFFESYCALALIYWGMTILIERAIALLERRLDIDFKSLRKRKGEVILD from the coding sequence ATGCCGAACATATTTGACGTTGAGCTAGTATTTACGCTCATCCCCAAGCTGCTGAAGTATTTGCCGGTTACGATCGAGTTGACCGCGATAGCAATGCTAGCAGGACTCCTGCTTGGACTCCTGCTGGCCATTATCCGAATCAAGAAGATTCCGGTACTGTACCAGATAAGCGTCGTATTTATCTCTTTTATCCGCGGGACGCCGATTCTGGTGCAATTATACTTGTCGTATGCGGGGATTCCGCTGCTGCTGAAATATTATAATTTCTATCATGACACGAGCTATAACGTGAATTCGATTCCTTCGATCTTCTATGTGCTGCTGGCCTTATCCTTAAATGAAGCTGCATATAATTCAGAAATTATCCGTGCTGCGCTGCTATCGGTAGACAAAGGGCAGATCGAAGCGGCCCACTCCTTAGGGATGACCTATGGCCAGGTATTGAGGCGGATCATTCTACCTGAAGCCTTTATCGTGGCGCTTCCGACACTCGGTAACGCGTTGATTGGCCTGATGAAGGGTACTTCTCTGGCATTTGTCTGCTCCGTTGTGGAGATCACCGCGCAGTCCAGAATTCTAGCCGGGAATAACTTGAGATTCTTCGAATCCTACTGTGCCCTGGCCTTAATCTATTGGGGCATGACGATTCTGATCGAACGGGCGATCGCGCTTCTGGAGAGACGGCTGGATATCGATTTCAAGAGTTTGAGGAAGCGGAAGGGAGAGGTCATCCTTGATTGA
- a CDS encoding GNAT family N-acetyltransferase, whose translation MAEIYRVDTVWQLAGVYEVRTKTFVNGQGIPKELEFDETYGQAYCYILLEQDHTAVATARINTNHADYAKIERVAVIPEFQNKGYGRLVIEAAENWIRELGFSKIVITSQQQAVGFYESLGYIARPEIKLESTIPIVYTDKQFD comes from the coding sequence ATGGCAGAGATCTACAGAGTGGATACAGTGTGGCAGCTCGCCGGAGTCTATGAAGTACGAACGAAGACTTTCGTGAACGGGCAAGGAATACCTAAAGAACTCGAATTCGATGAAACGTATGGTCAGGCGTACTGTTATATTTTGCTTGAGCAGGACCACACAGCTGTTGCTACGGCCCGCATTAATACGAATCACGCTGACTACGCCAAGATCGAAAGAGTCGCCGTCATCCCGGAATTTCAGAATAAAGGTTATGGAAGGCTCGTGATTGAAGCGGCTGAGAATTGGATCAGAGAGCTTGGATTTAGCAAAATCGTGATTACAAGTCAGCAACAAGCGGTGGGGTTCTATGAAAGCTTGGGCTATATTGCTAGACCTGAAATTAAGTTGGAGTCTACGATCCCGATCGTCTACACCGACAAACAATTTGATTGA
- a CDS encoding amino acid ABC transporter ATP-binding protein has product MIEIRGLTKSFHGNTVLDQIDLTIQRGDVVAVIGSSGAGKSTLLRSINLLETPDAGTIKIDELRVDTARKTKKEVLELRKSTAMVFQQFNLFRQKTALENVMEGLIVVKKIAKEEARKKAESQLAKVGLTERVHHYPKQLSGGQQQRVAIARALAMQPKILLFDEPTSALDPELVGEVLDTIKQAAEEGNTMLIVSHEMNFVRKVATRVLFLDQGLIVEDGTPQEVFSHPKSERTKQFLANYYRDQEPEFAI; this is encoded by the coding sequence TTGATTGAGATCCGTGGATTAACGAAGTCTTTTCATGGAAATACCGTCCTAGATCAGATCGATCTGACGATTCAGAGAGGCGATGTCGTTGCGGTCATAGGTTCTTCTGGCGCGGGGAAATCCACCCTGCTGAGATCGATTAATCTGCTTGAGACGCCCGACGCGGGGACGATCAAGATTGATGAACTTCGCGTAGATACAGCTAGGAAGACGAAGAAGGAAGTACTGGAACTACGGAAGAGCACGGCGATGGTGTTCCAGCAGTTCAATCTGTTCCGTCAGAAGACGGCTCTGGAGAATGTGATGGAAGGCCTTATTGTCGTCAAGAAGATAGCGAAGGAGGAAGCGCGAAAAAAAGCGGAGTCTCAGTTGGCTAAGGTTGGCTTGACCGAGAGAGTTCATCATTATCCTAAACAGCTCTCCGGCGGCCAGCAGCAGCGTGTAGCTATCGCCAGGGCTCTGGCGATGCAGCCGAAGATTCTACTGTTCGATGAACCGACCTCGGCGCTTGATCCTGAGCTGGTCGGAGAAGTTCTTGATACGATCAAGCAGGCGGCGGAAGAAGGGAACACGATGCTGATCGTATCTCACGAGATGAACTTTGTGCGCAAGGTCGCTACACGGGTGCTGTTCCTCGATCAAGGCTTGATCGTAGAGGACGGTACGCCGCAGGAGGTATTCTCCCACCCGAAATCGGAGAGGACAAAGCAATTCCTGGCGAACTATTACCGGGATCAAGAGCCAGAATTTGCGATATAA
- a CDS encoding HPr family phosphocarrier protein yields the protein MFAQTVTIQNEQGFHVRPAQLFSEKAGAFEAEVRLKTGEGCAVDCKSMLELMTLGIEQGAVVTIEASGDGEQEVVKALVQLIESKFGEG from the coding sequence ATGTTCGCACAAACCGTTACCATACAGAATGAGCAGGGCTTTCATGTTCGTCCGGCTCAGCTCTTCTCAGAAAAAGCAGGAGCGTTTGAAGCAGAGGTGCGTCTAAAGACAGGCGAAGGATGCGCGGTGGATTGCAAAAGCATGCTGGAGCTGATGACACTCGGCATTGAACAAGGGGCCGTCGTGACCATCGAAGCCAGCGGGGATGGGGAACAAGAAGTTGTCAAGGCTTTGGTGCAGCTTATCGAAAGCAAGTTCGGTGAAGGGTGA
- a CDS encoding creatininase family protein translates to MKFELENSVEVKDKIRSFRAAILPIGAVEAHGPHLPLGTDNLLATRLADKLAERTESFVLPPFSYGQVWSLRNFPGSINVSNEALIRLLADIGESLYQQGFRIFIMLNGHLGNAVALKEVARMLYERVPELKVFYFFYPGTKEITAQVREASAAHSTYMHADEIETSYMLYLADEYVDMTKAIDGAPQIPIEADFTPTPWEEMTSSAVLGNATLATREKGETIIERSLEVMSEIVLRAKSSL, encoded by the coding sequence ATGAAATTCGAGCTTGAAAATTCGGTTGAGGTGAAGGATAAAATCCGCAGCTTCCGCGCTGCCATACTTCCTATTGGGGCCGTTGAAGCGCATGGTCCTCATCTTCCGCTGGGCACGGATAATCTGCTTGCAACCCGGTTGGCAGATAAATTGGCGGAGCGGACGGAAAGTTTCGTGCTGCCGCCCTTCTCATACGGTCAGGTATGGAGCCTGCGCAATTTTCCGGGCAGCATCAACGTCTCCAACGAAGCGCTCATCCGGCTGCTTGCCGATATCGGCGAAAGTTTGTATCAGCAGGGATTTCGCATTTTCATCATGCTGAACGGCCATCTGGGCAATGCGGTTGCGCTGAAGGAAGTTGCAAGAATGCTATACGAACGGGTACCCGAGCTGAAGGTGTTTTATTTCTTTTATCCGGGTACTAAGGAAATCACCGCGCAGGTACGGGAAGCTTCGGCTGCTCACAGCACCTACATGCACGCCGATGAAATCGAGACATCCTATATGCTCTACCTTGCGGACGAATATGTGGATATGACCAAGGCGATTGATGGTGCTCCGCAGATCCCGATCGAAGCCGATTTCACACCTACGCCGTGGGAGGAAATGACATCTTCCGCCGTACTCGGGAATGCAACGCTGGCCACGAGGGAGAAGGGGGAGACTATAATCGAACGAAGCCTGGAGGTTATGTCCGAGATCGTTCTTCGGGCGAAAAGCTCATTATAA
- a CDS encoding GNAT family N-acetyltransferase yields MAYTFQKNRENIDWVQVTNILNGFGLTDFTPEQTRTAFENSAVNVFILDGSKVVGCGRALSDGISQAAIYNIAVEESYHHQGLGKKIISLILEETSSCNVVLYTHPNTVSWYEQQGFRRMKTGMALYHPSSIEELIRMDFI; encoded by the coding sequence ATGGCATATACTTTTCAGAAGAACCGAGAAAATATAGACTGGGTACAAGTAACGAATATTTTGAACGGCTTCGGTCTGACGGATTTCACACCAGAACAGACTCGAACCGCGTTCGAGAACAGTGCGGTGAACGTATTCATCCTGGACGGAAGCAAGGTGGTCGGCTGCGGCAGAGCGTTGTCTGACGGTATCTCCCAGGCAGCGATATACAATATTGCTGTGGAGGAATCCTATCATCATCAAGGGCTGGGCAAGAAGATTATCTCGCTGATTTTGGAGGAAACCTCTAGCTGCAATGTCGTGCTCTACACGCATCCGAATACGGTATCATGGTACGAACAGCAGGGCTTCCGAAGAATGAAGACGGGCATGGCCCTGTACCATCCTTCGAGTATAGAGGAATTAATCAGAATGGATTTTATCTAG
- a CDS encoding SIS domain-containing protein has translation MMNTYFDVIDGLFEKVRNEQAESIREAAEKVAACIQQGGIIHLFGCGHSHILTEEVFYRAGGLVPIRPILIEKLMLHEGAVRSSELERQNNLAAEFMKQQDIRKGEVVFVLSTSGRNPVPVDVALMAKEKGAFTIGITSLEYSRSQPSRHSSGKHLADAVDLVIDNFSVKGDAVLSHPDLQVPFTPSSTVIGALILNALFAESIEMMIEQGFNPPVFLSGNIDGSDKHNQALIDAYKERIALLA, from the coding sequence ATGATGAATACCTATTTTGATGTTATTGACGGATTGTTTGAAAAAGTCCGAAACGAGCAAGCCGAGTCGATTCGTGAAGCGGCAGAGAAAGTAGCAGCCTGCATTCAGCAGGGCGGTATCATCCATTTGTTCGGCTGCGGGCATTCGCATATATTGACCGAAGAAGTCTTCTATCGTGCAGGCGGACTTGTGCCGATTCGCCCGATTCTTATAGAGAAGCTGATGCTTCATGAAGGTGCGGTGCGCTCGTCTGAACTGGAAAGACAGAACAACCTCGCTGCCGAATTTATGAAGCAGCAGGATATCCGCAAGGGCGAGGTCGTATTTGTTCTATCCACCTCGGGTCGCAATCCCGTTCCAGTGGATGTTGCTCTGATGGCGAAGGAGAAGGGAGCCTTCACAATAGGGATTACCTCCCTGGAATATTCAAGGAGTCAACCGTCCCGGCACAGCAGCGGCAAACATCTGGCAGATGCCGTTGATTTGGTCATCGATAACTTCTCGGTCAAAGGAGATGCAGTATTGAGCCATCCGGACCTCCAGGTGCCGTTCACACCCAGCTCAACGGTTATCGGCGCCCTGATTTTAAATGCTCTGTTCGCGGAATCCATTGAGATGATGATTGAGCAAGGCTTCAATCCTCCCGTGTTTCTTAGCGGCAACATCGATGGCTCCGATAAACACAACCAGGCATTAATTGATGCTTATAAAGAACGGATTGCTTTATTGGCCTGA
- a CDS encoding glutathione S-transferase C-terminal domain-containing protein, translating into MSQGADVRVRPKETEHEIDEKGYFVRQKNRFTTPFGDGEGRLPVEAGRYRLIWAKGCHWSNRASIVRELLGLEEAISINLVGRGQHEQNLGWEFIYDENNTDPVLGVQFLSELYANSDPNYQGRPTVPAVIDITTKQVVNNDYVWLTNYLENEFAPFHKEGAPDLYPALLRAEIDKYNDFLFDNVNNGVYKAMFGQSIEAYNDAFEHLYAALDSIEERLETNRFLFGDYVTDSDVRLFVTLARFDTYYFKNLGPIRNRIVDFNNIWGYARDLYEIPAFKNNTYLRDLAKSNGNKDTIFIDYNTRFWNQIDYEGLWSQPHNRKEKSSDPENKFKIV; encoded by the coding sequence ATGAGCCAAGGAGCAGATGTACGAGTCAGACCTAAAGAGACCGAACATGAAATCGATGAAAAGGGTTATTTTGTACGGCAGAAGAATCGATTTACGACGCCGTTTGGAGACGGGGAAGGGAGGCTGCCTGTTGAAGCCGGGCGTTATCGGCTGATCTGGGCGAAGGGCTGCCATTGGTCCAACCGGGCCTCGATCGTTAGGGAGCTGTTAGGACTGGAGGAAGCCATTAGCATTAATCTGGTTGGCCGCGGGCAGCATGAGCAGAATCTGGGCTGGGAATTTATCTATGACGAGAACAATACAGACCCCGTGCTAGGTGTGCAGTTTCTGAGCGAATTGTATGCGAACAGCGACCCGAATTACCAAGGCCGTCCAACTGTACCTGCAGTCATCGATATTACCACCAAGCAAGTCGTGAATAATGATTACGTCTGGCTGACGAATTATTTGGAGAATGAATTCGCTCCTTTTCACAAAGAAGGCGCTCCTGATTTGTATCCCGCTCTGCTTAGGGCGGAGATCGACAAGTACAATGACTTCTTGTTCGATAACGTCAACAACGGTGTGTACAAAGCGATGTTTGGTCAATCGATAGAAGCCTATAATGACGCATTCGAGCATCTCTACGCAGCCCTTGATTCTATTGAGGAACGGCTGGAGACGAATCGCTTCCTGTTCGGAGATTATGTGACGGATTCCGATGTGCGGCTCTTTGTAACTCTGGCTCGCTTCGATACCTATTATTTCAAGAATCTTGGCCCAATTCGTAATCGAATCGTAGATTTCAACAATATTTGGGGGTATGCACGTGATTTATACGAGATTCCTGCTTTCAAGAATAATACTTATCTACGGGATTTAGCCAAATCAAATGGCAATAAAGATACGATCTTTATCGATTATAATACGCGGTTCTGGAATCAGATTGACTATGAAGGGCTCTGGTCACAGCCGCATAACCGCAAAGAAAAAAGCTCCGATCCGGAGAACAAATTCAAAATTGTTTAG
- a CDS encoding restriction endonuclease, which produces MPISWNTTTILTAAILALLFILIVIRLVSNRRRRIRREANPRKITLKDIDLMADGSEFELYLFHLFHELGYDEVYQTTGSRDFGADLVFRGLDGRRNVLQAKRYGQSNPVGLGAVQEIYASMRYYEADRALVLTSGRYTEGSRTLAAVNGVKLLDREDLEDIIHLFKSRRFDEAIAIIEEPAELQESPWKPKVKKAT; this is translated from the coding sequence ATGCCAATTTCTTGGAATACAACAACGATATTAACCGCTGCGATCCTCGCTTTGCTCTTTATTCTGATCGTCATTCGTCTGGTCAGTAACAGGCGACGTCGTATCCGCCGTGAAGCCAATCCGCGTAAAATTACGCTTAAGGACATTGATCTTATGGCCGACGGATCGGAATTTGAGCTATACCTATTCCATTTGTTCCACGAGCTTGGCTATGATGAAGTTTATCAGACGACAGGCAGCCGTGATTTCGGAGCTGACCTAGTATTCAGAGGACTTGACGGAAGAAGGAACGTACTGCAAGCCAAGCGTTATGGGCAGAGTAATCCGGTTGGACTGGGTGCCGTTCAAGAGATCTATGCTTCTATGCGGTATTACGAGGCGGATCGAGCCCTAGTGCTGACATCAGGTCGCTATACCGAGGGTTCCCGTACTCTTGCCGCAGTGAACGGTGTCAAGCTGCTGGACAGAGAGGACCTTGAGGATATCATTCATTTATTCAAAAGCCGCCGGTTTGATGAGGCGATCGCAATCATTGAGGAGCCTGCCGAACTACAGGAGTCTCCTTGGAAGCCAAAAGTGAAGAAAGCTACATAA
- the ptsP gene encoding phosphoenolpyruvate--protein phosphotransferase, whose protein sequence is MKRLHIQGLGVSEGIRIAKAHIYKPVQAVIGEGVRSEDCIPDNPSAVEAELHKLRKAKTDCVEQLGKLIKKAKEAVGEEQAGILAGQRKLLDDPAFYPKMEARVREQLEPAPRAVAEIVRQVVSMLEGINNNYMKERAADIRDIGSRLLACLSPGQTGGLAEIEGPVILVADDLAPSDTVQLDPALVIGFITRTGGATSHTAILARSLGIAAVVGAGDGVGGIEDGDTLVLDGAAGLCIVRPEEPEAERYRLRMRQELERNRSLEEYAARPAVTADGTRVELAANIGSAAEAENAVRQGADGVGLFRTEFLFMNAQAMPGEEEQFRAYREAARSMGGRSVIIRTMDIGGDKELPYLQLPKEMNPFLGYRAIRIGLDRQELLRTQLRAVLRASAFGTVKVMFPMISGLQEWRQAKAILTEVQAELSQDGVSYDKNMEVGIMVEIPSTAVLAEMFASEVDFFSIGTNDLVQYTVAADRMNEHVAHLYDYFHPAVLHLIHRVIEASHAVGKWTGMCGSMAGDPLAAPLLLGLGLDEWSLEASRLGGMKERLASLDRQECRELAKRILCLDTPQAVRQALEEFLNTQGPSR, encoded by the coding sequence ATGAAGAGACTGCACATACAAGGACTCGGTGTTTCGGAGGGAATCCGCATCGCAAAGGCACACATTTACAAGCCTGTACAGGCAGTTATAGGCGAGGGCGTGCGCTCGGAAGATTGTATCCCGGACAATCCTTCTGCTGTTGAAGCCGAGCTTCATAAGCTTCGGAAGGCTAAAACCGACTGCGTGGAGCAATTGGGAAAGCTGATCAAGAAAGCTAAGGAAGCCGTAGGCGAAGAGCAAGCCGGCATTCTGGCGGGACAACGGAAACTTCTGGATGATCCCGCCTTTTATCCGAAGATGGAAGCCAGGGTCAGAGAGCAGTTGGAGCCTGCGCCGCGGGCCGTTGCCGAAATAGTTCGCCAGGTTGTTTCCATGCTGGAAGGCATAAATAATAATTACATGAAGGAGCGCGCGGCGGATATTCGCGATATCGGCAGTCGTCTTCTTGCCTGTCTGTCACCCGGGCAAACCGGGGGACTGGCCGAAATCGAAGGTCCGGTGATACTGGTTGCGGATGATCTGGCGCCGTCGGATACGGTGCAGTTGGACCCTGCCCTTGTTATCGGCTTTATCACCCGTACCGGAGGAGCTACCTCGCATACCGCCATTCTTGCGCGTTCACTCGGTATTGCCGCTGTCGTCGGTGCCGGTGACGGCGTAGGCGGGATTGAGGACGGTGATACACTCGTCCTCGACGGGGCAGCCGGACTCTGCATCGTCCGGCCGGAAGAACCGGAAGCGGAGCGTTACCGGCTCCGCATGCGGCAGGAACTCGAGCGCAATCGCTCGCTCGAGGAGTACGCGGCACGCCCAGCCGTGACGGCTGACGGCACGCGTGTGGAGCTCGCGGCGAACATCGGCAGCGCCGCGGAGGCCGAGAACGCCGTCCGGCAGGGCGCGGACGGCGTGGGGTTGTTCCGCACGGAGTTCCTGTTCATGAACGCCCAGGCGATGCCGGGCGAGGAGGAACAGTTCCGTGCGTACCGGGAGGCGGCCCGGAGCATGGGGGGCCGCTCTGTGATCATCCGCACGATGGACATCGGCGGTGACAAGGAGCTTCCGTATCTGCAGCTGCCAAAGGAAATGAACCCCTTTCTGGGTTATCGAGCGATACGGATAGGGCTTGATCGCCAGGAGCTCCTGCGTACCCAACTGAGGGCGGTACTGCGGGCCAGCGCCTTCGGAACGGTGAAGGTGATGTTCCCGATGATCTCTGGCCTGCAAGAATGGAGGCAGGCTAAAGCCATCCTTACGGAAGTGCAGGCTGAGCTGAGCCAGGATGGCGTGTCGTATGACAAGAATATGGAGGTTGGCATCATGGTGGAGATTCCATCCACCGCTGTGTTGGCAGAAATGTTTGCGAGCGAGGTCGATTTCTTCAGCATCGGCACCAACGATCTCGTTCAGTACACGGTTGCAGCAGACCGAATGAATGAGCACGTCGCGCATCTGTACGATTATTTCCATCCGGCCGTGCTGCACTTGATCCATAGGGTTATTGAGGCTTCCCACGCAGTCGGCAAATGGACTGGCATGTGCGGCAGTATGGCAGGTGACCCCTTGGCTGCACCGCTCTTGCTCGGTCTGGGGCTTGACGAGTGGAGTTTGGAGGCAAGCCGTCTCGGCGGGATGAAGGAAAGACTCGCTAGCCTGGATCGTCAGGAATGCCGTGAGCTGGCAAAGCGCATTTTGTGCCTCGATACACCTCAAGCCGTTCGCCAGGCGCTGGAGGAATTTCTCAACACCCAGGGACCTTCGAGATAA
- a CDS encoding glutathione S-transferase family protein — protein sequence MSEKTTALDTRIANHEIANEITKEGAFNRQNNRFTTTFGSQPGELPVEVGRYRLLWARICPWAHRAVIVRELLGLQDVISLGTTSPVRTKNGWEFSLDEGGVDPVLGIRYLPEIYAETDPEYTGRATVPTVVDVTTRKVVNNDYFRLTNYFETAFKPFHKEGALDLYPAELRAEIDEFNDILFHDVNNGVYKAGFAQSQAAYEQAYDALFARLDQLEDRLSRSRYLFGDRITDSDVRFYVTLVRFDAAYYSVFRTNRNRIIDFPNIWNYAKDLYQTPGFGDTTDFDAIKRGYQLGNHADNPYQILAKGPDLSVWNKAHDRAEKFK from the coding sequence ATGTCAGAGAAGACTACAGCACTAGACACACGCATTGCCAATCATGAAATCGCCAACGAAATTACTAAGGAGGGTGCTTTCAATCGCCAAAATAACCGCTTCACTACAACTTTTGGCAGTCAGCCGGGGGAACTGCCAGTGGAAGTGGGACGCTATCGTCTGCTGTGGGCAAGAATTTGCCCCTGGGCGCACCGTGCCGTCATTGTACGAGAATTGCTAGGCTTGCAGGATGTAATTAGCCTTGGTACAACAAGTCCGGTTCGGACTAAGAACGGTTGGGAATTCTCTCTGGACGAAGGTGGAGTTGATCCGGTACTGGGAATTCGCTATTTGCCTGAGATCTATGCCGAGACTGATCCGGAATATACGGGAAGAGCAACCGTTCCGACAGTCGTGGATGTGACGACGAGAAAGGTAGTCAACAATGATTATTTCCGGCTGACGAACTATTTTGAGACAGCATTTAAGCCGTTCCATAAAGAAGGTGCTCTGGATCTATATCCAGCCGAATTAAGAGCAGAGATCGACGAATTTAACGACATATTATTTCACGACGTGAACAACGGGGTCTACAAAGCAGGATTTGCACAGTCGCAGGCGGCTTATGAGCAAGCCTATGATGCGTTATTCGCTAGATTAGACCAATTGGAGGACAGATTGTCGAGGAGCAGATATTTATTTGGTGATCGGATTACGGATTCCGATGTCCGTTTTTATGTCACTCTAGTTCGATTTGATGCCGCCTATTATTCCGTATTCAGAACCAATCGCAATCGGATTATCGATTTTCCGAACATATGGAACTATGCCAAGGATTTATACCAAACGCCGGGCTTCGGGGACACAACGGATTTTGATGCGATCAAGAGAGGCTACCAGCTTGGCAATCATGCAGACAATCCTTATCAGATTCTGGCCAAAGGCCCGGATTTATCGGTCTGGAACAAGGCTCATGACAGAGCAGAGAAGTTCAAATAA